A single genomic interval of Bradyrhizobium sp. AZCC 1693 harbors:
- a CDS encoding TIGR00282 family metallophosphoesterase, which produces MRILFVGDVVGRAGRAAIAEYLPGMVRDWALDLVVVNGENSAGGFGITETIYQEFLDAGADAITLGNHAWDQREALVFIERAPKLVRPANYPKGTPGRGAALVDTKNGKRALVINAIGRVFMTPYDDPFQVLNRELEACPLREAADAIVVDFHGEASSEKQGIGFFCDGRASLVVGTHTHVPTADHQILNGGTAYMTDAGMTGDYDSIIGMQKEEPLRRFTTGIPSGRFEPAAGVATLSGVAVETDDATGLALRVAPVRAGGRLEPAVPGFWV; this is translated from the coding sequence TTGCGCATTCTCTTCGTTGGCGACGTGGTCGGCCGGGCAGGCCGCGCCGCGATCGCAGAATATCTGCCCGGCATGGTCAGAGACTGGGCCCTCGATCTCGTCGTCGTCAATGGCGAGAATTCCGCCGGCGGCTTTGGCATCACCGAGACGATCTATCAGGAATTCCTCGATGCGGGAGCGGATGCCATCACGCTTGGCAATCACGCCTGGGACCAGCGCGAGGCGCTGGTGTTCATCGAGCGCGCGCCGAAGCTGGTCCGTCCCGCCAATTATCCAAAGGGGACGCCGGGCCGCGGCGCGGCGCTGGTCGATACCAAGAACGGCAAGCGCGCGCTTGTTATCAACGCCATCGGCCGCGTCTTCATGACGCCGTACGACGATCCCTTCCAGGTTCTCAATCGCGAACTCGAGGCCTGCCCGCTGCGCGAGGCGGCTGACGCGATCGTGGTCGACTTCCACGGCGAGGCGTCGAGCGAGAAACAGGGCATCGGTTTCTTCTGCGACGGCCGCGCCAGCCTCGTCGTCGGCACCCACACCCATGTGCCGACCGCCGATCATCAGATCCTCAACGGCGGCACCGCCTACATGACCGATGCCGGCATGACCGGCGACTATGATTCCATCATCGGCATGCAGAAGGAAGAGCCGCTGCGGCGCTTCACAACGGGCATTCCCTCAGGGCGCTTCGAACCGGCGGCCGGTGTGGCGACCCTCAGCGGCGTTGCGGTCGAGACCGATGATGCCACCGGCCTTGCGCTGCGTGTTGCGCCGGTGCGGGCCGGCGGCAGGCTCGAGCCGGCCGTGCCGGGATTCTGGGTCTGA